One genomic segment of Microbacterium maritypicum includes these proteins:
- the flgK gene encoding flagellar hook-associated protein FlgK, translating to MSTFSGLNTAASALAVARRGMDVVGQNIANQKTEGYTRQRVTTSAVAAIAQTGRFSVGALPGHGVSIDGVARLGDALLDARVRDALGASGYWSTRAVAATTVEASLAEPTANGLAARLSKFWSGWQDLANTPDSGAAASSILESAKELASHIAGGYRNVATQWTNARDSADRTVSQVNATADQIAVLNDEIRDALASGRSANELMDQRSVLAQNVARMSGAAATIESDGTMTVRLGGNALVSGSDSRHLVLTGPASIDSGQRFSLSWASAPDLPVSIDGGELGASLSVLAPAADGGMLAGLAVTYDKVATALAEAMNTQHRAGVTSTGQAGGDFFTVPGTGSAALGLQVAVATAAELALAAPGAGPLDATNADLISQIGRRAGSPDALWSDQVTRFGVATAADVQRAKLSDSAAVAAVGAQQSVAAVDGDEETISLLTYQTAYQAAARVMTAVDEALDVLINRTGLVGR from the coding sequence ATGTCGACCTTCAGTGGACTGAACACGGCGGCCAGCGCCCTGGCCGTCGCGCGGCGCGGGATGGACGTGGTCGGGCAGAACATCGCCAACCAGAAGACCGAGGGGTACACGCGGCAGCGCGTGACGACCTCGGCGGTCGCCGCGATCGCCCAGACCGGACGGTTCAGCGTCGGCGCCCTGCCCGGGCACGGCGTCTCGATCGACGGCGTCGCGCGACTCGGCGACGCGCTGCTCGATGCCAGGGTGCGCGACGCCCTCGGCGCCTCGGGCTACTGGTCCACCAGGGCGGTCGCGGCGACCACCGTCGAGGCATCGCTGGCCGAGCCCACCGCGAACGGGCTCGCAGCCCGGCTGTCGAAGTTCTGGTCCGGCTGGCAGGATCTCGCGAACACCCCGGATTCGGGGGCCGCGGCATCGAGCATCCTGGAATCGGCGAAGGAGCTCGCCTCCCACATCGCCGGCGGATACCGCAACGTCGCCACGCAGTGGACCAACGCGCGTGACTCCGCCGACCGCACGGTCTCGCAGGTGAATGCGACAGCCGACCAGATCGCGGTGCTCAACGACGAGATCCGCGACGCCCTCGCCTCCGGCCGCTCGGCGAACGAGCTGATGGACCAGCGCAGCGTCCTCGCGCAGAACGTCGCCAGGATGTCGGGCGCGGCGGCCACGATCGAGAGCGACGGCACCATGACCGTCCGCCTCGGCGGCAACGCACTGGTCTCCGGGTCCGATTCCCGTCATCTCGTGCTCACGGGGCCGGCGTCCATCGACTCGGGTCAACGCTTCAGTCTCTCCTGGGCATCCGCGCCCGATCTTCCCGTCTCGATCGACGGCGGCGAGCTCGGCGCTTCGCTCTCGGTGCTCGCACCGGCAGCCGACGGCGGCATGCTCGCGGGACTCGCGGTGACCTACGACAAGGTGGCGACGGCGCTCGCCGAGGCGATGAACACCCAGCACCGCGCGGGTGTGACCTCCACGGGCCAGGCCGGCGGGGACTTCTTCACCGTCCCGGGCACCGGGTCGGCAGCGCTCGGTCTCCAGGTCGCCGTCGCCACGGCGGCCGAGCTCGCACTCGCCGCACCGGGGGCGGGACCGCTGGATGCGACGAATGCCGACCTGATCTCCCAGATCGGCCGGCGTGCAGGCTCTCCCGATGCGCTCTGGTCCGATCAGGTCACCCGGTTCGGGGTCGCGACCGCGGCCGATGTGCAGCGCGCGAAGCTCTCCGATTCCGCAGCGGTCGCCGCCGTCGGTGCACAGCAGTCGGTCGCCGCCGTCGACGGCGACGAGGAGACGATCAGCCTGCTCACCTACCAGACCGCCTACCAGGCCGCAGCCCGAGTGATGACCGCGGTGGATGAGGCGCTCGACGTTCTCATCAACCGCACGGGTCTTGTCGGACGCTGA
- the rimI gene encoding ribosomal protein S18-alanine N-acetyltransferase, whose protein sequence is MTLRDATVEDLDAIMAIENRSFPTDAWSAETMAAELASPHGRYLVDEHDGAVIGYGGVRALHGSADADIQTIALLAEHRGQGRGRILLRALLAAAAARGAREVFLEVRADNPSAEGLYLAEGFEEIARRPHYYQPDDVDAIVMRLDLRRRTVPVTATEEAKA, encoded by the coding sequence ATGACCCTCCGCGACGCGACGGTCGAAGACCTCGACGCGATCATGGCGATCGAGAACCGGTCCTTCCCGACGGACGCCTGGAGCGCGGAGACCATGGCCGCCGAGCTCGCGAGCCCACACGGCCGCTACCTCGTGGACGAGCACGACGGTGCGGTGATCGGATACGGCGGAGTGCGCGCCCTCCACGGCAGCGCCGACGCCGACATCCAGACCATCGCCCTGCTCGCCGAGCACCGCGGCCAGGGGCGGGGCAGGATCCTGCTGCGCGCGCTGCTCGCGGCGGCCGCAGCACGCGGTGCACGAGAGGTGTTCCTCGAGGTGCGCGCCGACAACCCTTCGGCCGAGGGACTCTACCTCGCCGAGGGATTCGAGGAGATCGCCCGCCGTCCCCACTACTATCAGCCCGACGACGTCGACGCGATCGTGATGCGTCTGGATCTGCGCCGTCGCACGGTGCCCGTCACCGCCACCGAGGAGGCGAAGGCATGA
- the tsaB gene encoding tRNA (adenosine(37)-N6)-threonylcarbamoyltransferase complex dimerization subunit type 1 TsaB, which yields MILAVDTSLGTAVALIDADGERRAEAGAVDPLGHAEVIGDLLVDVLREAGDAKITHVVAGMGPGPFTGLRIGIAAARAFALGRGLPVVSVPSHFAAALTALESETAPFAIVTDARRREVAITVFDGLDDDGIPVVVADTVLVRAADADAHLDGIRRIDVTTLSASDLARVGARALAAGRTLAGEEPLYMRHPDVTLPGAPKKVGT from the coding sequence GTGATCCTTGCCGTCGACACTTCCCTGGGCACGGCTGTCGCCCTCATCGATGCCGACGGGGAGCGACGCGCCGAAGCCGGTGCCGTCGACCCTCTCGGCCACGCCGAGGTCATCGGCGACCTCCTCGTCGATGTGCTCCGCGAGGCGGGTGACGCGAAGATCACCCACGTCGTCGCCGGCATGGGGCCCGGCCCCTTCACCGGGTTGCGTATCGGCATCGCCGCGGCGCGTGCCTTCGCACTCGGACGCGGCCTGCCCGTCGTCTCCGTCCCCAGCCACTTCGCCGCGGCTCTGACGGCGCTGGAGAGCGAGACCGCTCCCTTCGCGATCGTCACCGACGCCCGTCGGCGCGAGGTCGCCATCACCGTGTTCGACGGTCTCGACGACGACGGCATCCCGGTCGTCGTCGCCGACACCGTGCTCGTGCGGGCCGCCGACGCCGACGCGCATCTCGACGGCATCCGGCGCATCGATGTGACGACGCTCTCCGCATCGGATCTCGCGCGGGTCGGGGCCCGCGCGCTCGCCGCCGGTCGTACGCTCGCCGGCGAGGAGCCCCTCTACATGCGTCACCCCGATGTGACGCTTCCCGGTGCGCCGAAGAAGGTGGGGACATGA
- the tsaD gene encoding tRNA (adenosine(37)-N6)-threonylcarbamoyltransferase complex transferase subunit TsaD: MSEPLVLGIETSCDETGIGIVRGRTLLSNTIASSMDEHARYGGVVPEVAARAHLEALQPAIDAALAEAGVRLDDLDAVAVTSGPGLAGALMVGVGAAKGLAVSIDKPLYAVNHLVGHIAADILTADSAPLEYPTIALLVSGGHTSLLHVRDLTTDVELLGETMDDAAGEAFDKVARLLSLPYPGGPEIDRAAADGDPEAIRFPRGLSRASDLAKHRYDFSFSGLKTAVARWVERCEAEGVEVPLADVAASFREAVVDVLVTKALAACADLGVPRLLLGGGVIANRRLREVALERAEAAGVTVRIPPLSLCTDNGAMIAALASELISSGRRPSTLAFGADSTLPVTEIQIAEAVSV; encoded by the coding sequence ATGAGCGAGCCGCTGGTTCTGGGCATCGAGACGAGTTGCGACGAGACGGGCATCGGCATCGTGCGCGGACGCACCCTGCTGTCGAACACCATCGCGTCGAGCATGGACGAGCACGCCAGGTACGGCGGGGTCGTACCGGAGGTCGCCGCCAGGGCGCACCTGGAGGCGTTGCAGCCCGCGATCGATGCCGCCCTCGCCGAGGCGGGTGTGCGCCTGGATGATCTCGATGCCGTCGCGGTCACGAGCGGCCCAGGACTCGCCGGAGCACTGATGGTCGGCGTGGGGGCGGCGAAGGGCCTCGCCGTCTCGATCGACAAGCCCCTCTACGCCGTGAACCACCTCGTCGGCCACATCGCCGCCGACATCCTCACCGCCGACTCCGCTCCGCTCGAGTACCCCACGATCGCCCTGCTCGTGTCCGGCGGTCACACCTCGCTGCTGCATGTGCGCGACCTCACCACCGACGTCGAGCTGCTGGGGGAGACGATGGACGACGCCGCGGGAGAGGCCTTCGACAAGGTCGCCCGCCTCCTGTCCTTGCCGTACCCGGGTGGTCCGGAGATCGACCGTGCAGCCGCCGACGGCGACCCGGAGGCGATCCGGTTCCCCCGTGGCCTGTCCCGTGCTTCCGACCTGGCGAAGCACCGCTACGACTTCTCGTTCTCGGGGCTGAAGACGGCCGTGGCCCGCTGGGTCGAGCGCTGCGAAGCCGAGGGGGTCGAGGTTCCCCTCGCCGACGTCGCCGCGAGCTTCCGCGAGGCGGTCGTCGACGTTCTGGTCACGAAGGCGCTCGCCGCCTGCGCCGACCTCGGTGTGCCGCGGCTGCTGCTCGGCGGGGGAGTGATCGCGAACCGGCGTCTGCGCGAGGTCGCTCTGGAGCGCGCCGAGGCTGCAGGCGTCACGGTGCGCATCCCGCCGTTGTCGCTGTGCACCGACAACGGCGCGATGATCGCCGCCCTCGCGTCCGAGCTGATCTCCTCCGGCCGGCGCCCGTCCACCCTGGCGTTCGGCGCGGACTCGACGCTGCCCGTGACCGAGATCCAGATCGCGGAGGCGGTGTCGGTATGA
- a CDS encoding flagellar assembly protein FliW, with protein MTAALTFLAPPPGLAPHVDFALTPVDGADGLFSLRAVDDAELRLYLVDPRTVLSAYAPTLTDEQADGLALESPDDALILVVAHPSAEGVSVNLLAPVIVNQTTGAASQVILEDQDYPLRAPLG; from the coding sequence ATGACCGCCGCACTGACTTTCCTCGCCCCGCCGCCCGGACTCGCCCCCCACGTCGATTTCGCCTTGACTCCCGTCGACGGTGCTGACGGGCTGTTCTCGCTGCGGGCCGTGGACGACGCCGAGCTGCGTCTGTATCTGGTGGATCCTCGAACGGTGCTGAGCGCGTACGCGCCGACCCTCACCGACGAGCAGGCAGACGGTCTGGCGCTCGAATCGCCGGATGACGCGCTGATCCTCGTCGTCGCCCACCCGTCCGCCGAGGGCGTGAGCGTGAACCTCCTCGCCCCCGTGATCGTCAACCAGACGACGGGAGCCGCCTCGCAGGTGATCCTCGAGGATCAGGACTACCCGCTGCGCGCTCCGCTCGGCTGA
- a CDS encoding flagellin N-terminal helical domain-containing protein, with translation MISRVTSSAMTQTAMRQLQSNLSELARLQEQATSQRAFAAPSDDPAAAAAALALHAEQRRTEQYARNIDDGLAWVTAADTAITASTALLGRIRDLTAQGANDGALDATAKEALAVELEGIGKELLAQANTRLLGRSVFAGTSDTAAFAADYSHSGVPGAEVTRRVSDAASVRVDTDGAAVFGTGDGSVFALVDKIVADLRSGTNVGPRLGEIDSRRTAMLGVQGSVGTRQSQIERAKEAVVHNSVSLESRRTAVEDVDSIEVLVRLQAQELVYRSALAVNARVLQPSLMDFLR, from the coding sequence ATGATCTCTCGAGTGACCTCGTCCGCGATGACGCAGACGGCCATGCGCCAACTGCAGTCCAACCTCTCCGAGCTGGCGCGTCTGCAGGAGCAGGCGACATCTCAGCGTGCGTTCGCCGCTCCGTCGGACGACCCCGCAGCGGCCGCCGCGGCCCTCGCGCTGCATGCCGAGCAGCGCCGCACCGAGCAGTACGCCCGCAACATCGACGACGGTCTGGCCTGGGTCACCGCGGCCGACACCGCGATCACCGCGAGCACGGCCCTGCTGGGGCGGATTCGCGACCTGACCGCCCAGGGCGCGAACGACGGCGCCCTAGACGCCACCGCCAAGGAGGCTCTGGCGGTCGAGCTCGAAGGCATCGGCAAGGAGCTCCTCGCCCAGGCGAACACCCGGCTGCTCGGCCGCTCCGTGTTCGCCGGCACTTCCGACACCGCGGCCTTCGCCGCGGACTACAGCCACAGCGGCGTGCCGGGAGCCGAGGTCACCCGCCGTGTCTCCGATGCGGCATCCGTCCGTGTCGACACCGACGGCGCCGCGGTCTTCGGCACCGGAGATGGCTCGGTCTTCGCGCTCGTGGACAAGATCGTCGCCGACCTCCGCTCCGGCACGAACGTCGGCCCCCGTCTGGGAGAGATCGACAGCCGCCGCACGGCCATGCTCGGCGTGCAGGGCTCGGTGGGAACCAGACAGTCGCAGATCGAACGCGCCAAGGAGGCGGTAGTGCACAATTCCGTGTCCCTCGAGTCCCGCAGGACGGCGGTGGAGGACGTCGATTCGATCGAGGTGCTCGTGCGCCTGCAGGCGCAGGAGCTCGTGTACCGCTCCGCGCTCGCGGTGAATGCGCGCGTGCTCCAGCCCTCACTCATGGACTTCCTCCGATGA